A region of Microtus ochrogaster isolate Prairie Vole_2 linkage group LG1, MicOch1.0, whole genome shotgun sequence DNA encodes the following proteins:
- the Smim14 gene encoding small integral membrane protein 14: MAEGGFDPCECVCSHEHAMRRLINLLRQSQSYCTDTECLRELPGPSSDNSVSITVILMAWMVIAVLLFLLRPPHLRGSSLPGKPSSPHSGQDPPAPPVD, encoded by the exons ATGGCTGAAGGTGGATTTGATCCCTGTGAATGTGTTTGCTCTCATGAACATGCGATGAGAAGACTAATCAACCTG CTTCGGCAGTCCCAGTCCTACTGCACAGACACAGAGTGCCTCCGGGAGT TGCCAGGACCCTCCAGTGACAACAGTGTCAGCATCACTGTGATCCTGATGGCCTGGATGGTGATTGCAGTGCTCCTGTTCTTACTGAGGCCTCCTCATTTGAGAGGCTCCAGCCTCCCCGGAAAGCCCTCCAGTCCTCACAGT GGACAGGACCCGCCCGCTCCGCCTGTGGACTAA